The genome window GGCCAGCACAGAAAACCCTACGGTGTAGATGATGAGCAGTGGCAGTCCCAACCCCACTGCCGCCGGGCGGATGTACAGGTCGAGGTAGCTGGTCAGCAAGAACGGCTGGATAGCCGGAAAGGCAATTAGGAGGCGCATCAGGAGGAGCGTCGAGACTGCCGCCAAAGCCGCCGAAGTGGTACTCAAGAAAATGACCGCGTAGAGCATGGCCAACGCCGAAAGTGGCCAGAGCACCACACCGGCCAGCGCATGGGCCCGCAGCAGCTCCGTCAGGGCCCCTACAGGGCTAAGCTGGCCCACGCCGGCAAAGCTACCCGCGCCCAGGCCGGTTCCACCAAAAAAGCTCCCCAGGCCAAAGGGTAGGCCTGCCAGCAACGAACCCACCAAGCTGATTGCCAGCAGAATGAAGGGGTAGACCAGCACCACGATAATTTTGGCCAAAAGCAGGCGGCTGCGGGGACTGGGCCGCAGCAACACCGACTTGAGGGTGCCCATCGAGACCTCCGAGCCCAGCACCTCCGCTGCAGCCATGGCGGTTAGAAAGGGGAACAAAAAATCCATCCCGGTCAGCAGGGATAAGGCCGGCACCTGCCAACCCGAGACCAGCTCGAGGCCGTACTGAGCACGCAAACCAGGCGCAAAGGCCCACAACAGGGGTAGCACCAGGGCGGCCAGCAAGCCAATCTGCACCGAGCGCAGCCGCATCAGTTTGCCGAACTCCCAGATCAATACGCGCAGCATGGTTCGCTCCCGATAAGAAGCCCAGGGCCTTGCATTCGTATGCTGATTTTAGCTCTAAGCATTTTTTACCCTTTCGCGGTAGTAATCGTAGAGGTCGAAGTAGTCGGGTTCCAAGAACTGCACCTGGTAGTGCTCACGCACCAGGGCGGCCAAGGCCACGCTGGGCGAACCCTCAAAAATCACATTCACGCCGCGCAGACTCACGTTTTGTACGCCTGGCACTGTTTTCAGGAAGGCCGCAGCTTTGGCTGGGTCATCCACGCGCAGGCGGTAGGTCTCACCCTTGGTACCGAGCTTAACCTCCTCCAAAAGCCGCCCACCTCCCAGAATGCCAACTTTATCCACATAGGCCGAGACTTCGCGCAGGTGGTGGGTGGAGAGCAGCACCGCCACGCCTTTCCAGGCCAGCTCTGCTAGAATCTCGTGCACCTTGTTGATGCCCTGGGGGTCCAGGCCGCTGGTCGGCTCATCCAGAATCAGGATTTGCGGCTCGTGCAGAATAGCCGAGGCCAGTCCCAGGCGTTGGCGCTGGCCCAGTGAGTAGGTGCGCACTGGCTGGTCGGCCACGGCCAAAAGCTCGAGCCGCACCAACACCTCCCGGATACGGGCTTCCGCGTCGGCCATACCGGTTAGGAAAGCGATCATCTCCAGGTTCTGCCTTCCGGTCATGTGTGGATAAAAGGCCGCCGGAGCCTCCACCACCGCCCCCAGGGCCCGTCTTGCCACATAGCCACCGTTGTAGACGTCCTGCCCCAGCATTCGCACCACCCCGGAGGTAGGAAAGGCCAGACCCGTGAGCAGGCGAATCAGGGTGGTCTTGCCGGAGCCGTTGGGCCCGGCCAGGGCATACACCTCGCCCGGCTGTACGGCGAAAGTGATGTTTTCTAGCACGGGTTTGCGTCCGTACTTTTTCCCCAGCCGCTCGGCCTCGAGGGCGGCTCCCGGGGTGCTGCTGACCTCAGCTTCACTCATGGGTGCGATTATACGCGCGTAACGCGCCAGGATATGTTCACCTGTGGCCCCTCCTTAACCTAGAGTGCCCCACGAGCACCGTTGAGCGTTGGGGTAGACTGTGAGACGTGATTTATTCGCTCGAGCAAGCCCCAAAGCAACCCCTGGGCGAAGTGGCCGATCTACAACAGCTCCTCAAAGCCGGCCTGCCCGTAACGCCTACCCTGGTGCTGGAGGGGGTAGAAACCGAGTTCTACCAGCTAGGCAACCTGGCCGAGCAGATCCGGCGGGCCTTTGAAGGGGTGTTTGGCGCACGCCTGGACGAAGAAAAGCTGGAAAAGGCCTGTGCTTTTGCGGAAAAGCTGCTGCGCGAGTCGTACCTGCTGCCCGAACGCGCCGACGAGGTTCGCGCGGCCTTGCCGGAAGGCCCGGTGCTGGTACGCTACGCGGGCGAGGCTCCTTTTGGCCTCGAGGCCGGCAAACAAGAAGCTCTATGGGCCCTCAAGCGCCTGTGGGCCAGCCGCTGGCAACTCGACGCGGTGCTGCTACGGGGGCCCGAGCTAGCCCCCCCCGAGGCGGCCAGCCTGGTACAAGCAGCAGGGGATGAACTAGTTCTGGATGAGGCACTCTCGGCGCAGGCCGGTCTGGTGTTGGGACGCGCGGTCAAGGTCTGGGCCAGCCAGGGCCGGGTGGTACGGGTGGTATAGGAGAAGTAGATGTACGACAGTCACATGCACACCTCCCTCTGCAAGCACGCCGTGGGCACGCCCACCCAGTATGTGCAGGCCGCCAAGGACGCCGGGCTCGAGGGCATCGTCATAACCGACCACAGCCCCATGCCGACCTGGTTCGACCCCGAGGTGCGCATGGAGCTGGAGGAGCTACCCTTCTACCA of Meiothermus sp. contains these proteins:
- a CDS encoding ABC transporter ATP-binding protein — its product is MSEAEVSSTPGAALEAERLGKKYGRKPVLENITFAVQPGEVYALAGPNGSGKTTLIRLLTGLAFPTSGVVRMLGQDVYNGGYVARRALGAVVEAPAAFYPHMTGRQNLEMIAFLTGMADAEARIREVLVRLELLAVADQPVRTYSLGQRQRLGLASAILHEPQILILDEPTSGLDPQGINKVHEILAELAWKGVAVLLSTHHLREVSAYVDKVGILGGGRLLEEVKLGTKGETYRLRVDDPAKAAAFLKTVPGVQNVSLRGVNVIFEGSPSVALAALVREHYQVQFLEPDYFDLYDYYRERVKNA
- a CDS encoding ABC transporter permease, producing MLRVLIWEFGKLMRLRSVQIGLLAALVLPLLWAFAPGLRAQYGLELVSGWQVPALSLLTGMDFLFPFLTAMAAAEVLGSEVSMGTLKSVLLRPSPRSRLLLAKIIVVLVYPFILLAISLVGSLLAGLPFGLGSFFGGTGLGAGSFAGVGQLSPVGALTELLRAHALAGVVLWPLSALAMLYAVIFLSTTSAALAAVSTLLLMRLLIAFPAIQPFLLTSYLDLYIRPAAVGLGLPLLIIYTVGFSVLALLIFERKDI